From the genome of Streptomyces sp. V1I1, one region includes:
- a CDS encoding FadR/GntR family transcriptional regulator → MNLSDSQTAGDVPRRISAMEAVLSHLRGAIERGDYAVGEKLPSEAELCRRLEVSRPVLREALRALQTMGLTASRTGKGTFVLSNGPVEDPTFGDYSASDLLEVRRHVEIPVAGYAAARRTPEDLDHLSHLLERMEQETDTTAWVAMDTLFHLAVAQAAQNPVFRRVIEEIRDALARQSAFLNELGGRREQSNREHRAIVEALVDRSEQDAVEAMTHHLARVESTLTSIVRPPHRTDPFTEGEDQA, encoded by the coding sequence GTGAACCTGTCAGACAGCCAGACAGCTGGCGATGTTCCTCGGCGGATCAGCGCGATGGAAGCGGTGCTGAGCCATCTCCGCGGCGCCATCGAGCGGGGCGACTACGCGGTGGGGGAGAAGCTGCCCTCCGAGGCGGAGCTCTGCCGCCGCCTGGAAGTGAGCAGACCCGTGCTCCGTGAGGCTCTGCGCGCCTTGCAGACGATGGGGCTCACGGCTTCCCGTACCGGCAAGGGCACCTTCGTCCTCTCCAACGGCCCGGTGGAGGACCCGACCTTCGGCGACTACTCGGCGAGCGACCTCCTCGAGGTCCGTCGGCACGTGGAGATCCCGGTGGCCGGGTACGCGGCCGCGCGTCGTACCCCCGAAGACCTCGATCACCTCTCTCACCTGCTGGAACGGATGGAGCAGGAGACCGACACCACCGCGTGGGTGGCGATGGACACCCTCTTCCACCTCGCCGTCGCCCAGGCGGCCCAGAACCCGGTCTTCCGCAGAGTCATCGAGGAGATCCGCGACGCGCTGGCCCGCCAGTCCGCGTTCCTCAACGAACTCGGCGGACGGCGCGAGCAGTCGAACCGGGAGCACCGGGCGATCGTCGAGGCGCTTGTCGACCGTTCCGAGCAAGACGCGGTGGAAGCCATGACGCACCATCTGGCCCGCGTCGAGTCGACCCTGACCAGCATCGTGCGGCCGCCACACCGCACCGACCCCTTCACGGAAGGCGAAGATCAGGCGTGA
- a CDS encoding GntR family transcriptional regulator: MAVSGQQRRPVVVLYERIADAIHEGTYPPGSTLPSEPRLAAELGVSRPALREALLLLQEDGLLSVRRGVGRTVNDRPPRRGYEHIQPLEELLSTGSPLRVRPLLRAVEEPTDFTTQHLLAPARAELRFWESLLAGDATAAALSQEWAAAEEVLDRAHPAFAEALRTTPAAPATSMLAVLAAASRGVALTGHSGVTATLLGQRRGEQLGRAPDTPAVLVTQVVRVGDTPILAAKHMLPTGAPAMPVLQSN, encoded by the coding sequence GTGGCAGTCAGCGGGCAGCAGCGGAGACCGGTCGTCGTTCTGTACGAGCGGATCGCGGACGCCATCCACGAGGGCACCTATCCGCCCGGCTCCACACTTCCGTCGGAGCCCCGGCTCGCGGCCGAGCTCGGGGTCAGCAGGCCCGCCCTGCGCGAGGCGCTGCTACTGCTCCAGGAGGACGGGCTGCTCTCGGTACGCCGGGGGGTCGGCCGGACCGTCAACGACCGCCCTCCGCGGCGTGGTTACGAGCACATCCAGCCACTGGAGGAGCTGCTGTCCACCGGCTCGCCGCTCCGGGTGCGGCCGCTGCTGCGCGCCGTGGAGGAACCCACCGACTTCACCACCCAGCATCTGCTCGCCCCGGCCAGAGCCGAGCTGCGGTTCTGGGAATCGCTGCTGGCCGGGGACGCCACGGCGGCGGCGCTCAGCCAGGAGTGGGCGGCGGCCGAGGAGGTCCTGGACCGGGCGCATCCGGCCTTCGCCGAGGCACTGCGGACCACGCCCGCCGCGCCGGCCACCTCGATGCTCGCGGTGCTGGCCGCGGCCTCCCGCGGGGTGGCGCTAACAGGTCACAGCGGGGTGACCGCGACCCTGCTCGGACAGCGGCGCGGCGAGCAGCTGGGCCGGGCGCCCGACACCCCCGCGGTGCTGGTCACGCAGGTGGTACGGGTCGGGGACACCCCGATCCTGGCGGCGAAGCACATGCTGCCGACGGGAGCGCCCGCCATGCCCGTACTCCAGTCGAACTGA
- a CDS encoding LD-carboxypeptidase: protein MTHTPLTPLTRPARLRPGAKVAVVAPSGPVPGERLEAGLEILRGWDLDPVVLPHVLDQHPGFWYLAGADRDRARDLTEAWCDPSVSAVICARGGYGAQRMVDLVDWTAIRAAGPKLFVGYSDVTALHEAFAVRTGLATLHGPMVGAATFLKDAPTQESLRATLFEPESVRTLGLDTARTMVPGRARGITLGGCVSLLAADLGTPHARPSARGGLLLIEDVGEEDYRLDRILTQLLRSGWLDGVAGVALGSWAECGPYEQVRAVLLDRLGGLGVPVIEELGFGHSETALTMPLGVAAVLDAEARTLTLDEPALL from the coding sequence GTGACCCACACTCCCCTGACGCCCTTGACCCGCCCGGCGCGACTGCGCCCCGGGGCCAAGGTCGCCGTCGTGGCGCCCAGCGGCCCCGTACCCGGCGAACGGCTCGAAGCGGGCCTGGAGATCCTGCGCGGCTGGGACCTGGACCCGGTCGTACTGCCCCATGTCCTCGACCAGCACCCCGGGTTCTGGTATCTCGCGGGGGCCGACCGGGACCGCGCCCGCGATCTGACGGAGGCCTGGTGCGACCCGTCGGTCTCCGCCGTCATCTGCGCCCGCGGCGGCTACGGCGCCCAGCGCATGGTCGACCTTGTCGACTGGACCGCGATACGCGCGGCCGGCCCCAAGCTCTTCGTCGGCTACAGCGATGTCACCGCCCTCCACGAAGCCTTCGCCGTCCGGACCGGCCTGGCCACCCTGCACGGCCCCATGGTCGGCGCCGCCACCTTCCTCAAGGACGCCCCCACCCAGGAGTCGCTGCGGGCCACGCTCTTCGAGCCCGAGTCGGTACGCACCCTCGGCCTGGACACGGCCCGCACGATGGTGCCGGGACGCGCCCGGGGCATCACTCTCGGCGGCTGCGTCAGCCTGCTCGCCGCGGATCTGGGCACCCCGCACGCCAGGCCGTCCGCCCGCGGCGGCCTGCTGCTGATCGAGGACGTGGGCGAGGAGGACTACCGCCTCGACCGCATCCTCACCCAACTCCTGCGCTCCGGCTGGCTGGACGGGGTAGCGGGGGTCGCGCTCGGCTCCTGGGCCGAGTGCGGTCCGTACGAACAGGTGCGCGCGGTGCTGCTCGACCGGCTCGGCGGGCTGGGCGTCCCGGTGATCGAGGAGCTGGGGTTCGGGCACAGTGAGACGGCGCTGACGATGCCGCTGGGGGTTGCGGCAGTGCTGGACGCGGAGGCGAGGACGCTGACGCTGGACGAGCCCGCGCTGCTCTGA
- a CDS encoding adenosine deaminase, producing the protein MHLSDILRAPKAVLHDHLDGGLRPATIIELARECGYRELPTEDPAALATWFRDAADSGSLERYLETFAHTCAVMQTREALERIAAECAEDLAADGVVYAEVRYAPEQHLERGLTLDEVVDAVNAGFREGERRAGGRITVRALLTGMRHTERSLEIAELTVAHRERGVAGFDIAGGEIGNPPARHLPAFQHLKRHNCHFTIHAGEAVGAESIHEAVQICGAERIGHGVRITDDITVHDDGTADLGHLAAYIRDNRIALEVCPTSNLQTGAAKDYATHPIDLLRRLGFRITLNTDNRLVSGTTMSEEFQHMADAFGYGPEVFEAFTVAAVESAFLPLPERRRLIDEVVRPGYAALREQGTVQDPGTV; encoded by the coding sequence ATGCACTTGTCTGACATCCTCCGCGCACCCAAGGCGGTCCTCCACGACCACCTCGACGGCGGCCTGCGCCCCGCCACGATCATCGAACTGGCCCGGGAGTGCGGCTACCGCGAGCTGCCCACCGAGGACCCGGCCGCGCTCGCCACCTGGTTCCGCGACGCCGCGGACTCCGGCTCGCTGGAGCGCTACCTGGAGACCTTCGCCCACACCTGCGCGGTGATGCAGACCCGCGAGGCGCTGGAGCGCATCGCGGCGGAGTGCGCCGAGGACCTGGCGGCGGACGGCGTCGTCTACGCGGAGGTGCGGTACGCCCCCGAGCAGCATCTGGAGCGCGGCCTGACCCTCGACGAGGTCGTCGACGCGGTCAACGCGGGCTTCCGGGAGGGCGAGCGCCGCGCCGGCGGCCGGATCACGGTCCGCGCCCTGCTCACCGGCATGCGCCACACCGAACGCTCCCTGGAAATAGCCGAGTTGACGGTAGCCCACCGTGAGCGCGGGGTCGCCGGCTTCGACATCGCGGGCGGCGAGATCGGCAACCCGCCGGCCCGCCATCTGCCGGCCTTCCAACATCTGAAGCGGCACAACTGCCACTTCACGATCCACGCGGGCGAGGCCGTCGGCGCCGAGTCGATCCACGAGGCGGTGCAGATCTGCGGCGCCGAGCGGATCGGGCACGGCGTCCGCATCACGGACGACATCACCGTGCACGACGACGGCACGGCGGACCTGGGTCATCTGGCCGCGTACATACGCGACAACCGCATCGCCCTGGAGGTCTGCCCGACGTCCAACCTCCAGACGGGCGCGGCGAAGGACTACGCCACGCACCCCATCGACCTGCTGCGCCGCCTCGGTTTCCGTATCACGCTCAACACGGACAACCGCCTGGTCTCCGGCACCACCATGAGCGAGGAGTTCCAGCACATGGCGGACGCCTTCGGCTATGGCCCCGAGGTCTTCGAGGCGTTCACGGTCGCCGCGGTCGAGTCGGCGTTCCTGCCGCTGCCGGAGCGCCGCCGACTGATCGACGAGGTGGTCCGGCCGGGGTACGCGGCACTGCGGGAGCAGGGCACGGTCCAGGACCCGGGCACGGTCTAG